In Dyadobacter subterraneus, a single genomic region encodes these proteins:
- a CDS encoding amidohydrolase family protein, whose amino-acid sequence MKIIALEEHFVPGRVSDAWTATAAQQDFTVSLNSNQYARQLEDLEDIRIQAMDDAGIDIQVLSLPSPGVQNFEPADAISVARDFNDILKGAIKNRPDRFDGFATLPAPDPAAAAKELQRAVHELGLKGALLNGRVRERNMDHRDFDPIYEAAEALAAPLYLHPQLPPAKVRDAYYTGIGDVADIMLSMGAIGWHYETGIQLLRMVLGGVFDRYPKLQVIVGHWGEVVLFYLDRIAQLNHAGLNLERPIIDYFKQNVYYTPSGIFSPQYLSRTIEIVSVDRMMFSQDWPYQSSIKNGARAFLEQAELSVADKEAIAHGNWDRLVSGIQRGPNDETLHLQKS is encoded by the coding sequence ATGAAAATTATAGCTTTAGAAGAACACTTTGTACCTGGTCGGGTAAGTGACGCCTGGACGGCAACCGCGGCCCAACAAGACTTCACAGTGTCCTTAAATAGCAATCAATATGCAAGGCAATTGGAAGATCTGGAGGATATCCGCATTCAGGCAATGGATGATGCAGGCATCGATATTCAGGTGCTGTCACTGCCGTCACCCGGTGTTCAGAATTTTGAGCCAGCAGATGCCATATCAGTTGCCAGAGACTTCAATGACATCTTGAAGGGTGCCATTAAAAACCGACCTGATCGCTTCGATGGTTTCGCAACGCTTCCTGCACCTGATCCGGCGGCAGCAGCAAAAGAGCTGCAACGTGCTGTACATGAGCTTGGGCTGAAAGGGGCGCTGCTGAATGGACGTGTCCGTGAGCGCAATATGGATCATCGCGACTTCGATCCGATTTACGAGGCTGCAGAAGCGTTAGCGGCACCGCTTTACCTCCATCCGCAGCTTCCCCCAGCCAAAGTACGTGATGCCTACTATACAGGTATTGGCGACGTAGCGGACATCATGCTTTCTATGGGCGCGATAGGTTGGCATTATGAGACGGGAATCCAGCTCCTGCGGATGGTGCTGGGCGGGGTTTTTGACCGGTATCCTAAACTTCAGGTGATTGTTGGCCACTGGGGCGAAGTGGTACTCTTCTACTTAGATCGCATCGCACAGCTAAACCACGCTGGCCTCAATCTGGAGCGTCCCATAATCGACTATTTCAAACAGAACGTCTATTATACGCCAAGTGGCATTTTCAGCCCGCAGTATTTATCTCGCACGATCGAGATTGTTAGCGTTGATCGGATGATGTTCTCCCAGGACTGGCCATACCAAAGCAGCATTAAGAATGGTGCACGCGCTTTCCTTGAACAAGCAGAACTGTCCGTGGCGGACAAGGAAGCCATTGCGCATGGAAACTGGGACCGGCTGGTTAGCGGTATACAGCGAGGCCCAAACGACGAAACTTTACACTTACAAAAGTCATGA
- a CDS encoding TetR/AcrR family transcriptional regulator has protein sequence MSKDLQQQARRKTILEVAGQHFLLHGYGGTTMSAIALASGGSKETLWRYFPNKEVLFAAYIEHATAAFRGRLAPDLDSNIPLEKALRNFAKHYIEEICSPESVELHRLAVSESSRFPEVGRLFYERAPKATEELLADFLEKQMVIGSLRSEDPNRAARTLIQLCMMARYPVIFCIQTAADINATGLAQTSVSDFMSIYGNV, from the coding sequence ATGTCTAAAGATCTGCAACAACAAGCGCGCCGTAAGACAATCCTGGAGGTTGCTGGACAGCACTTCCTTCTACATGGTTATGGTGGCACTACGATGTCGGCGATTGCTTTGGCATCTGGTGGGTCAAAAGAAACCCTGTGGCGGTACTTCCCTAATAAAGAGGTTCTTTTCGCGGCATATATCGAGCACGCCACTGCTGCTTTTCGGGGTAGGTTGGCTCCTGATCTTGACTCCAATATTCCTTTGGAAAAAGCGCTCAGAAACTTTGCCAAACACTACATCGAAGAGATATGTTCGCCAGAATCAGTTGAATTGCATCGACTTGCAGTGAGCGAGAGTTCGCGTTTTCCGGAAGTCGGCAGGCTGTTTTATGAACGTGCGCCGAAGGCAACTGAGGAGCTTCTTGCCGACTTTTTGGAAAAACAAATGGTAATTGGAAGCCTGCGGTCAGAAGATCCCAATAGAGCTGCCAGAACGCTTATCCAACTATGTATGATGGCAAGATATCCGGTCATTTTCTGTATTCAAACGGCTGCCGACATAAATGCAACCGGATTGGCTCAAACTAGTGTATCAGATTTTATGAGTATTTATGGAAATGTATAA
- a CDS encoding dienelactone hydrolase family protein produces MSFTTKIHSYDGVGKFNVYVAEPEGRPRGAVLVIQEIFGVDTDIRWRCDLLAQSGYLAIAPDLFWRLDPGMELDPDVKSNLKRSVDVVMRFNTDKGVHDVQSTINKAREIAGSKVKVGLVGYCLGGRMAAYASARTDIDAAVSYYGVQIERMLDEKDAIRNPLMLHMPEFDEHVGKEIQAQIHAAFDRNPQITIFDYPGEHHGFACTLGKRRSEAAAALADQRTSDFLSEHIG; encoded by the coding sequence ATGAGTTTTACAACAAAGATACATTCCTATGACGGCGTAGGCAAGTTCAATGTGTATGTGGCAGAGCCAGAGGGGAGACCACGGGGGGCAGTTCTCGTCATTCAGGAAATTTTCGGAGTCGATACTGACATTCGCTGGCGTTGCGACCTCTTGGCCCAAAGCGGTTACCTGGCCATAGCGCCTGACCTTTTCTGGCGTCTGGATCCGGGTATGGAATTGGACCCGGACGTGAAATCCAACTTGAAACGTTCCGTGGATGTCGTCATGCGCTTTAACACGGATAAAGGGGTACACGATGTCCAGAGCACGATAAACAAAGCTCGAGAGATCGCAGGCAGTAAGGTAAAGGTCGGCTTGGTCGGTTATTGCCTGGGTGGACGCATGGCGGCTTATGCTTCGGCCAGAACAGATATTGATGCGGCCGTATCTTACTACGGTGTGCAGATCGAGCGCATGCTTGACGAAAAAGATGCCATCAGAAATCCGCTCATGTTACATATGCCAGAGTTCGACGAACACGTGGGCAAAGAGATTCAGGCGCAAATTCATGCTGCTTTTGACCGTAATCCGCAGATCACGATTTTTGACTATCCAGGCGAACACCATGGTTTTGCTTGCACCCTTGGCAAACGTAGATCGGAAGCCGCAGCGGCTTTAGCAGATCAGCGTACATCTGACTTTTTATCCGAACACATTGGTTGA